The following are encoded together in the Flavobacterium sp. TR2 genome:
- the hemA gene encoding glutamyl-tRNA reductase, whose product MENFNMSSSTTFYALGLSYKKADAEIRGKFSLDTQAQSDLLMQARAEGLESLIVTSTCNRTEIYGFAHHPYELIKLLCENSNGSVEEFQQAAYIYKNEEAVNHMFRVGTGLDSQILGDFEIISQIKIAFNHSKQEGLVNTFLDRLVNTVIQASKKVKTETKISSGATSVSFASVQYIIRNVADIENKNILLFGTGKIGRNTCENLVKHTKNSHITLINRTKNKAELLAGKLNIIVKDYDDLKEELQQADVLVVATGAQNPTIDKTSLALHKPLLILDLSIPRNVNTNVEEIPGVTLIHLDYLSQITDDTLERRKQHIPAAEAIIDDLKLELNTWVNGRKCAPTIHALKAKLNDIVSAEFAFQKKKIINFDEVQMDLISSRIIQKLTNHFAVHLKNENNSLDQKIEFIEKVFQIGQFTQKISPSSAEEKYKIKLS is encoded by the coding sequence ATGGAAAATTTTAATATGTCCAGTTCCACCACTTTTTACGCATTAGGGCTAAGCTATAAGAAAGCAGATGCAGAAATTAGAGGAAAATTTAGTTTAGATACTCAAGCACAATCTGATTTATTGATGCAAGCCAGAGCAGAAGGCTTAGAATCATTAATCGTGACTTCTACTTGTAATAGAACTGAAATTTATGGTTTTGCCCATCATCCTTATGAACTCATCAAATTGCTTTGCGAAAATAGCAATGGTTCTGTTGAAGAGTTTCAGCAGGCTGCTTATATATATAAGAATGAAGAAGCTGTTAATCATATGTTTAGGGTAGGGACAGGTTTAGACAGTCAGATTCTGGGCGATTTCGAAATTATCAGCCAAATTAAAATCGCTTTTAATCATAGTAAACAAGAAGGTTTGGTAAACACTTTTCTGGACCGTTTGGTAAATACTGTTATTCAAGCGAGCAAAAAAGTTAAAACAGAGACTAAAATTTCTTCTGGTGCAACATCCGTTTCTTTTGCATCAGTGCAGTATATTATACGAAATGTGGCAGATATTGAAAATAAAAATATTTTGTTATTCGGAACAGGAAAAATAGGAAGAAATACTTGTGAAAACTTAGTAAAACATACTAAAAACAGCCATATTACTCTTATAAACAGAACAAAAAACAAAGCCGAATTATTGGCAGGAAAACTCAATATTATTGTAAAAGATTACGACGATTTGAAAGAAGAACTACAGCAGGCAGATGTGCTGGTTGTAGCTACAGGAGCACAAAACCCGACTATTGACAAAACATCGCTTGCTTTACATAAACCATTATTGATTCTGGACTTATCCATTCCACGGAATGTAAATACTAATGTAGAAGAAATACCCGGTGTAACTTTAATACATCTGGATTATTTATCTCAAATTACTGATGACACGCTGGAAAGAAGAAAACAGCATATTCCAGCTGCAGAAGCTATTATTGATGATCTGAAATTAGAACTGAATACCTGGGTAAACGGCCGAAAATGTGCGCCAACCATCCATGCATTGAAAGCGAAACTAAATGATATTGTATCGGCTGAATTTGCTTTTCAAAAAAAGAAAATAATCAATTTTGATGAAGTTCAAATGGATTTAATCAGTTCCAGAATTATTCAAAAATTAACAAACCATTTTGCAGTCCACTTAAAAAATGAAAATAATTCCTTGGATCAAAAGATCGAGTTTATTGAAAAAGTGTTCCAAATTGGACAGTTTACGCAGAAAATAAGCCCTTCATCAGCAGAAGAAAAATATAAAATTAAACTTTCATAA
- a CDS encoding DUF5777 family beta-barrel protein has translation MKNFILLFFLFPLLSFSQTDLLSGVETPSTKEKVTSAFKALKIVNLESTKLAAKGDLYFVVAHRFGSIKDGFEGFYGLDNANTQIKFIYGLTNGLNVSAARSEFAYDFATKYMLLPQIKDGFPVTIAGFNSLSINNTLKESLYPKLEFKDRLTYVAQLLISRKFSEKLSLEIVPSFFHQNFVDDVDQSNTQYAIGFGGRYKFAKRWSLNMDYAAHLNRAQNSLYKNPLSIGFDLETGGHAFQMHFTSSQAIDEAGYLGRTTGDWRKGDIFFGFNLARVF, from the coding sequence ATGAAAAACTTTATTCTATTATTTTTTTTATTTCCGCTGTTAAGCTTCTCCCAAACCGATTTGCTCTCTGGAGTAGAAACTCCTTCTACAAAAGAAAAAGTGACATCTGCATTCAAAGCCCTGAAAATTGTTAATCTTGAGTCTACAAAATTGGCCGCAAAAGGTGATTTGTATTTTGTTGTTGCACACCGATTCGGATCCATTAAAGATGGTTTTGAAGGTTTCTACGGACTGGATAATGCCAATACACAAATTAAATTTATTTACGGTTTGACAAATGGACTTAATGTAAGTGCGGCCAGAAGTGAATTTGCATATGACTTTGCAACAAAGTATATGCTATTACCTCAAATAAAAGATGGTTTTCCCGTCACTATAGCCGGGTTCAATAGTTTGTCTATTAATAACACGTTAAAAGAAAGCTTGTACCCTAAACTTGAATTTAAAGACAGGCTTACTTATGTAGCACAGCTGCTGATTTCCAGAAAATTTTCTGAAAAGCTGTCTTTAGAAATTGTGCCGTCATTCTTTCACCAGAATTTTGTTGACGACGTTGACCAAAGCAATACTCAATATGCTATAGGTTTTGGAGGAAGATATAAATTCGCCAAACGCTGGTCTTTAAATATGGATTATGCAGCGCATTTAAACAGGGCACAGAATTCTCTTTATAAAAACCCGCTGTCTATCGGTTTTGATTTAGAAACAGGCGGGCATGCTTTCCAGATGCATTTTACCAGTTCACAGGCAATTGATGAAGCTGGATATCTGGGAAGAACAACAGGCGATTGGAGAAAAGGAGATATATTTTTTGGATTTAATCTTGCCAGAGTTTTCTAG
- a CDS encoding OB-fold protein codes for MRKKILTTISLFIIIGILSFFYIYKGHRDIESETADYVVTVNELEREFASNDSLAYIKYQDKTIELSAPVTSIDKAGNGIVMSEKIFVTFKNRLPQNITSGKTLKIKGRFLGYDELLQEFKIDQSSVVH; via the coding sequence ATGAGAAAAAAAATACTAACTACAATTTCCCTTTTTATAATAATCGGAATTTTGTCTTTCTTCTACATCTACAAAGGGCATAGGGATATAGAATCAGAAACTGCCGATTATGTTGTAACCGTTAACGAACTAGAAAGAGAGTTTGCTTCAAACGATAGTCTGGCTTACATCAAATATCAGGACAAAACAATTGAATTATCTGCACCAGTAACAAGTATTGATAAAGCTGGTAATGGAATTGTTATGAGCGAAAAAATATTTGTGACATTCAAAAACCGTTTGCCTCAAAATATTACATCCGGGAAAACTCTCAAGATTAAAGGGCGTTTTTTAGGATATGACGAATTGCTCCAGGAATTTAAAATAGACCAATCTTCAGTTGTACACTAA
- a CDS encoding YceI family protein, with protein sequence MRKIIIMPMLLASFIVFSQEKIVTKSAAITLEASVPSFQPVAGTNSNVTFVLNPATGEVASLALMKGFQFEMALMEEHFNENYMETDKYPKAVFRGQIEGFDIKSLTEDYKDYIIKGKLELHGKSKDIKAAAKITKTGPRITIISDFAVNASDFSIPIPSLIKYKLDDKVKVQIIAVLK encoded by the coding sequence ATGAGGAAAATCATAATAATGCCAATGCTATTGGCTTCTTTTATTGTTTTTTCGCAAGAAAAAATAGTAACTAAATCTGCAGCAATAACGCTCGAAGCTTCAGTACCTTCTTTTCAGCCGGTTGCAGGAACTAACAGCAATGTAACTTTTGTTTTAAATCCCGCAACAGGAGAAGTGGCAAGCCTTGCTTTAATGAAAGGATTCCAATTTGAAATGGCTTTGATGGAAGAACATTTTAATGAAAATTACATGGAAACCGATAAGTATCCAAAAGCCGTTTTTAGAGGCCAAATTGAGGGGTTCGACATTAAAAGTCTAACAGAAGATTATAAAGATTATATCATAAAAGGGAAGTTAGAACTTCACGGTAAATCTAAAGATATAAAAGCCGCTGCAAAAATTACCAAGACGGGGCCGCGAATCACCATCATTTCTGATTTCGCCGTAAATGCCAGTGATTTTAGCATCCCTATCCCATCGCTTATTAAGTATAAACTGGACGATAAGGTAAAGGTTCAAATTATTGCGGTTTTAAAATAA
- a CDS encoding YceI family protein, producing MKKNILIAMLYVCAIGLSQEKMISKSGKITFEASVASFEEVKATNTNVTFVLNPATGEIASLALMKGFRFKVALMEEHFNENYIESDRYPKAFFKGKIEGFDLQSLTVNPKDFIIKGKLELHGKSKDVSTTARISKSISGVSILSDFSVNASDFNIAIPSLVKSKVSNKINIQVAAVLGANRQ from the coding sequence ATGAAAAAAAACATACTCATTGCAATGCTATATGTCTGCGCTATTGGCCTCTCACAAGAAAAAATGATCAGTAAATCAGGAAAAATTACTTTTGAAGCATCCGTTGCTTCTTTTGAAGAAGTCAAGGCCACAAATACTAATGTTACTTTTGTCCTGAATCCTGCAACGGGCGAAATTGCAAGTTTAGCCTTAATGAAAGGATTTCGATTTAAAGTCGCTTTGATGGAAGAACATTTCAATGAAAATTATATTGAAAGTGACCGCTATCCAAAAGCATTCTTTAAAGGAAAAATAGAAGGATTTGATCTTCAGAGCCTAACGGTAAATCCTAAAGATTTTATCATTAAGGGTAAATTGGAACTTCACGGAAAATCTAAGGATGTAAGCACCACAGCAAGGATAAGCAAATCAATATCAGGAGTTAGTATTTTATCTGATTTTAGTGTAAATGCCAGTGATTTTAATATTGCAATACCAAGCCTTGTTAAAAGCAAAGTTTCTAATAAAATAAACATTCAAGTTGCAGCAGTATTAGGAGCAAACAGACAATAA
- a CDS encoding AraC family transcriptional regulator: protein MEEETKIEDDFTLIRFQNDSSEPFFANRELGSDMIQFHFGLKGNSNFLFSQGSYTLELKEEKSLLLYNPKKQTSLHLELAPNSWVISIIVSIKKFHALFSTQADYITLLSADNNNQKYSTEANISPPMAIVLSQLFHYNFHPSIKNLYYKAKGYELLSLYFNRSENPSAQHCPFLIDQDNVLKIRKAKEIIIANMNEPPGLQELADEIGLNMKKLKIGFKQIYGDTVYGFLFDYKMDCARKLLDSGCYNVNEVGLKIGYSTGSHFIAGFKKKFATTPKKYLMSINTNFKTVSIL, encoded by the coding sequence ATGGAGGAAGAAACGAAAATTGAAGACGACTTTACCCTTATACGCTTTCAGAATGACAGTTCAGAGCCTTTTTTTGCCAACCGTGAGCTGGGAAGTGATATGATTCAGTTTCATTTCGGACTGAAAGGCAATAGCAATTTTTTGTTCAGTCAGGGTAGTTATACTTTAGAATTGAAAGAGGAAAAATCCCTGCTTTTGTATAATCCTAAAAAGCAGACATCACTTCATTTAGAACTTGCTCCAAATTCATGGGTGATTTCTATTATCGTCTCGATTAAGAAATTTCACGCGCTGTTTTCTACTCAAGCAGATTATATTACTTTATTAAGTGCTGATAATAACAACCAAAAGTATTCTACTGAAGCAAATATCAGTCCCCCGATGGCAATTGTTTTAAGCCAGCTGTTTCATTATAACTTTCATCCTTCTATAAAAAACCTTTATTACAAAGCAAAAGGATATGAACTGCTGAGTTTGTATTTTAACAGGTCTGAGAATCCAAGTGCACAACATTGTCCGTTTTTAATTGATCAGGACAATGTTTTGAAAATCAGAAAAGCCAAAGAAATTATTATTGCAAATATGAATGAACCCCCTGGTTTACAGGAATTGGCAGATGAAATTGGCCTTAATATGAAAAAACTAAAAATAGGTTTCAAACAAATATACGGTGATACTGTCTATGGTTTTCTGTTTGATTACAAAATGGATTGCGCCAGAAAACTGCTTGACAGCGGCTGCTACAATGTAAATGAAGTGGGCTTAAAAATAGGTTACAGCACCGGAAGCCACTTCATTGCGGGATTCAAGAAAAAATTTGCCACAACTCCAAAAAAATATCTGATGTCGATTAATACCAATTTTAAAACAGTATCGATTTTGTAA
- the hemH gene encoding ferrochelatase, which translates to MKGVLIVNLGSPESPTPKDVKPYLDEFLMDKYVIDVPYLLRALLVRGIILRKRPKESAHAYAKIWWDEGSPLVVLSERMQKKVQPLVNVPVALAMRYGSMTIEKGLQELHDKGVSEVMLFPLYPQYAMASTLTILVKAEEIRKKKFPQMTFTNVAAFYNKPDYIKNLADSIQKHLAGFPYDHLLFSYHGIPERHIRKTDVTKSHCKIDGSCCNTPSPAHDFCYRHQCYETTKQVVKLLGLPEDKYSLTFQSRLAGDKWLEPYTDIEIDKMPAKGIKNLAVVTPAFVSDCLETLEEIAMRAREDFEKNGEENFLAVPCLNDDDQWCQTVGNWINDWAE; encoded by the coding sequence ATGAAAGGCGTATTAATAGTAAATTTGGGATCTCCCGAAAGTCCAACACCAAAAGATGTAAAGCCGTATTTAGATGAATTTTTAATGGATAAATACGTGATCGATGTTCCGTATTTATTGAGAGCTTTATTAGTCCGAGGCATCATCTTAAGAAAAAGACCCAAAGAATCGGCACATGCTTATGCAAAAATCTGGTGGGACGAAGGTTCGCCCCTTGTAGTGCTTTCAGAACGAATGCAGAAGAAAGTACAACCATTGGTAAATGTACCGGTTGCACTGGCAATGCGCTACGGAAGCATGACCATCGAGAAAGGCCTCCAGGAATTACACGATAAAGGCGTTAGCGAAGTAATGCTTTTCCCACTGTATCCGCAATATGCAATGGCTTCTACTCTAACCATTTTAGTAAAGGCAGAGGAAATCAGAAAGAAGAAATTTCCACAGATGACTTTTACCAATGTTGCTGCTTTTTACAACAAACCGGATTATATCAAAAATCTGGCAGATTCAATTCAGAAACATTTAGCTGGATTTCCATACGATCATTTATTGTTTTCGTATCACGGAATTCCAGAACGTCATATACGAAAAACCGATGTAACCAAATCGCATTGCAAAATTGACGGTTCTTGCTGTAACACACCTTCACCAGCGCATGATTTCTGTTATCGTCATCAATGTTATGAAACGACAAAACAAGTAGTAAAATTATTAGGTCTCCCAGAAGATAAATACAGCTTAACTTTCCAGTCCCGATTGGCTGGAGATAAATGGCTGGAGCCTTATACCGATATTGAAATTGATAAAATGCCGGCAAAAGGAATTAAAAATCTGGCTGTGGTAACACCGGCTTTCGTTTCGGATTGTTTAGAAACGCTCGAAGAAATTGCCATGCGTGCCAGAGAAGATTTTGAGAAAAATGGAGAAGAAAATTTCTTGGCCGTTCCTTGTTTGAATGACGACGACCAGTGGTGCCAGACTGTTGGTAACTGGATTAATGACTGGGCTGAATAA
- a CDS encoding DUF2256 domain-containing protein, whose product MRGVKKQNLPTKICIVCQSPFAWRKKWEKIWDEVKYCSDKCRISR is encoded by the coding sequence ATGAGAGGAGTTAAAAAACAAAACCTGCCCACTAAAATCTGCATTGTTTGCCAGAGCCCATTTGCGTGGAGAAAAAAATGGGAAAAAATCTGGGACGAAGTGAAATATTGCAGTGATAAATGCAGAATAAGCAGATAA
- a CDS encoding cryptochrome/deoxyribodipyrimidine photo-lyase family protein: MWFKRDLRFTDHEPLFMAQQENIPLLLVYFFEPSIMTCDDADVRHWRFVYESLKEMQSKLKSFAAQIYYFHNQVQTVFEHLCSLYEVQTVFSHQEIGNKVTFDRDIAMQFFFDDHKILWKQSQLHGVIRKLRSKQDWDKRWEETMRAIPKMIDLNTFKFENLDPDFYQKLKGRVLSNEITNRNKNFQQGGEYWAWRYLESFAKERHVNYSKHISKPALSRKGCSRLSPYLTYGNISMRMVYQYTNQFYETSYNKRAMLNFVSRLHWHCHFMQKFENDCQIEFENINKDYDSLVKPKNEIYIKAWQEGKTGVPIVDACMRCLVQTGYINFRMRAMLVSFFTFNLWQDWRDLHFLARQFLDYEPGIHYPQIQMQAGTTTGNTIRIYNPVKNSQQHDSEGIFIKKWLPELAEIPPQLIHEPWKLNLIEQQFYKCEIGRDYPEPIVDIEQTRKYASDIVWSFRNKQKNERS, from the coding sequence ATGTGGTTCAAACGTGATCTGCGTTTTACAGATCACGAACCTCTTTTTATGGCACAGCAGGAAAATATCCCTCTTCTTTTGGTTTATTTTTTTGAACCCTCAATAATGACTTGCGATGATGCTGATGTCCGTCATTGGCGGTTTGTTTATGAATCCTTAAAGGAAATGCAGTCTAAATTAAAATCATTTGCTGCGCAGATTTATTATTTTCATAACCAAGTCCAGACTGTTTTTGAGCACTTATGCAGTCTTTATGAGGTTCAAACAGTGTTTTCGCATCAGGAAATTGGCAACAAAGTCACTTTTGACAGGGATATTGCCATGCAGTTTTTTTTTGATGATCATAAAATTCTTTGGAAACAATCTCAGCTCCATGGTGTTATCAGAAAGCTGCGATCAAAACAAGATTGGGATAAGCGCTGGGAAGAAACAATGCGCGCAATTCCTAAAATGATTGACCTGAATACTTTTAAATTTGAAAATTTAGATCCTGATTTTTATCAAAAACTAAAAGGAAGAGTACTTTCGAATGAAATTACAAACCGAAATAAAAATTTTCAACAAGGTGGCGAATATTGGGCCTGGCGATATTTAGAAAGTTTTGCAAAAGAAAGACACGTAAATTACAGCAAGCACATTTCCAAACCAGCTTTAAGTCGAAAAGGCTGCAGCCGTTTATCGCCTTATTTAACCTATGGAAACATAAGCATGCGAATGGTGTATCAATATACCAATCAGTTTTATGAAACATCATACAACAAAAGAGCCATGCTAAATTTTGTTTCCAGACTTCACTGGCATTGCCATTTTATGCAAAAATTTGAAAATGACTGTCAAATTGAATTTGAAAATATAAACAAAGATTACGATTCCTTGGTCAAGCCAAAAAACGAAATCTATATAAAAGCCTGGCAGGAAGGTAAAACCGGCGTTCCTATTGTTGATGCCTGTATGCGATGTTTAGTCCAGACAGGTTATATCAACTTTAGAATGCGTGCCATGCTGGTTTCCTTTTTTACATTCAATTTGTGGCAGGACTGGCGGGACCTTCATTTCTTGGCAAGACAGTTTTTAGATTATGAACCCGGAATTCATTATCCGCAGATTCAGATGCAGGCCGGTACAACAACAGGCAATACCATTAGAATTTATAATCCCGTAAAAAATTCACAGCAGCACGATTCAGAGGGCATATTTATAAAGAAATGGCTGCCTGAGCTGGCTGAAATTCCACCACAATTAATTCATGAACCATGGAAATTAAATCTTATTGAGCAGCAATTTTACAAATGCGAAATAGGTAGAGATTATCCAGAGCCTATAGTTGACATAGAACAAACTCGAAAATACGCCAGTGATATTGTTTGGAGTTTTAGAAATAAACAAAAAAATGAGAGGAGTTAA
- a CDS encoding flavin reductase family protein — protein sequence MKNKINFKTSDLEKMEKQTAVHLINSLGGFKSVALVGTSDVQGNTNLSIFSSFFHIGANPPLIGMIFRPSPPERDTMRNILDTGFYTINHINEQIYKQAHQTSARYNKEISEFDAAGLSAEYKNNFPAPFVLESNVQLGIKFKEKTAISINNTTMIIGEIVQIFIPEDCLSEDGFLDLEKANTVTCSGLDSYHKTMQLDRFSYAKPDKEIKSLLKS from the coding sequence ATGAAAAACAAAATAAATTTTAAAACCAGTGATCTGGAAAAAATGGAAAAGCAAACTGCCGTGCATTTAATCAATAGTTTAGGCGGTTTTAAAAGTGTGGCATTGGTAGGAACTTCTGATGTACAGGGAAATACTAATTTATCCATTTTTAGTTCTTTTTTTCATATTGGAGCAAATCCTCCATTAATAGGTATGATTTTTCGCCCCAGCCCGCCCGAGCGTGATACCATGAGAAATATTTTAGATACAGGATTCTATACCATTAATCATATCAATGAACAGATCTACAAGCAGGCACATCAGACATCAGCGAGATACAATAAAGAAATTTCAGAATTTGATGCTGCAGGACTCAGTGCGGAATATAAAAATAACTTTCCAGCTCCTTTTGTACTCGAAAGCAACGTACAGTTAGGCATTAAATTTAAAGAAAAAACAGCCATTTCAATCAATAATACTACTATGATTATCGGGGAAATAGTCCAGATTTTTATTCCCGAAGACTGCTTGTCTGAGGATGGTTTCCTCGATTTAGAAAAAGCCAATACCGTTACTTGTTCCGGTCTGGACAGCTATCATAAAACCATGCAGTTAGACCGATTTAGCTATGCAAAGCCCGATAAGGAAATTAAATCACTGCTTAAAAGTTGA
- a CDS encoding DUF2452 domain-containing protein, giving the protein MIKKDKPDNVVFSSEHGYNASLLPYATNVGAPVIKADDLAGWKGMGLNKVNKEFESKFNELKMQYQDLIEEFQWNELVYNARFSFEPIVGEIYHLYKDADGFDFLSLIGPKEWNKEHIATFRLNSDKKWILIN; this is encoded by the coding sequence ATGATAAAAAAAGATAAACCCGATAATGTAGTATTTTCTTCTGAGCATGGTTATAATGCAAGCCTATTGCCATATGCTACAAATGTTGGCGCACCGGTAATAAAAGCAGATGATTTAGCAGGATGGAAAGGCATGGGCCTAAATAAGGTAAACAAAGAGTTTGAAAGTAAATTCAATGAACTAAAAATGCAATACCAGGATTTAATCGAAGAATTCCAATGGAATGAATTGGTATACAATGCCAGATTTTCTTTTGAACCTATTGTAGGTGAAATATATCACTTATATAAAGATGCAGACGGTTTTGATTTTCTCTCACTTATAGGACCCAAAGAATGGAATAAGGAACATATTGCTACTTTTAGACTTAACAGTGATAAAAAATGGATACTCATCAATTGA
- a CDS encoding TIGR03643 family protein, giving the protein MIKSIIVKIDNGVMNEIQIDRIIEMAWEDRTPFDAIKFQFHLSEADVKALMKKELKFSSYKLWRIRVENCKTKHAAKRAETIERFKCNRQRAISNNKISKR; this is encoded by the coding sequence ATGATAAAGTCAATCATTGTAAAAATCGATAATGGTGTAATGAATGAAATTCAGATCGATAGAATTATAGAAATGGCATGGGAAGACCGAACACCTTTTGATGCAATAAAATTTCAATTTCATCTTTCAGAAGCCGATGTGAAAGCTTTAATGAAAAAAGAGCTAAAATTCAGCAGTTATAAATTATGGCGCATTCGAGTTGAAAATTGTAAAACAAAACACGCTGCAAAGAGAGCCGAAACAATAGAAAGATTTAAATGTAACAGGCAAAGAGCAATTTCAAATAATAAAATATCTAAGCGTTAA
- a CDS encoding fasciclin domain-containing protein — protein sequence MKTRKFLAAAILALGFGSTSFAQKTVMVGGAAMYPNKNIIENAVNSKDHTTLVAAVKAAGLVETLQSKGPFTVFAPTNEAFNKLPAGTVETLLKPENIKSLQTILTYHVVAGKMNSSDIAKAIKAGKGKAALKTVSGGTLTAWMDGKDLYISDESGNKAKVTTSDVNQSNGVIHVVDTVLLPKM from the coding sequence ATGAAAACTAGAAAATTTTTAGCAGCGGCAATCCTGGCATTAGGATTTGGATCTACATCATTTGCACAAAAAACTGTAATGGTTGGTGGAGCGGCTATGTATCCTAATAAAAATATTATAGAAAATGCTGTAAACTCAAAGGATCATACCACCTTGGTAGCAGCAGTAAAAGCAGCAGGATTAGTTGAAACTTTACAAAGTAAAGGGCCATTTACTGTTTTTGCACCAACAAATGAAGCATTTAATAAATTGCCGGCTGGAACTGTTGAAACATTATTGAAACCTGAGAATATTAAATCATTACAAACCATATTGACATATCATGTAGTGGCCGGTAAAATGAATAGTTCTGATATTGCAAAAGCAATAAAAGCTGGTAAAGGAAAAGCTGCTTTAAAAACAGTGAGCGGCGGAACTCTAACTGCCTGGATGGATGGAAAAGATTTGTACATTAGCGACGAAAGCGGCAATAAGGCTAAAGTTACAACTTCAGATGTAAATCAATCTAATGGTGTTATACATGTAGTGGACACAGTACTGCTTCCAAAAATGTAA